The Microbulbifer sp. TB1203 nucleotide sequence TCTTGAGGTCGCTGTCCACGTACAGGAATTTGCCGCTGGCCCAGCCGGCGTTGATCACCTGCTGGGCCAGCGCCTGCATTTCCTCCAGCGGCGCGTCGCTGAGCAGCACCATTTCCACGTCGTACATGCCCGGGGTGGGCAGCGGCGCATCCAGGCTGGGGAAGACGCGCAGCCCCGGAATCTGGGACACCGCGGCGTAGACGTCGCCGAACATCTCCGCGGTGGATCGCTCGCGCTCGGTCCAGTCTTTGGCAACCAGGCCCCCGAAGCCGCCCCAGGCCGAGGTCAGCGACCAATTGAAATCGGTCTCCGGCAGGGCAGTGATGGCCTTGGCCACTTCCTGGGAGTGCCGGTTGGTGGCGGCCAGGGTGGAGTCCGGCGCGGCTTCGAAGAACAGGCTGATATGGCTCTGGTCCTCCACCGGCGCCAGTTCCTTTTTCGAGAAGTGGTGCAGCGGCCAGGCGCCCGCGGTCACGATCAGCGCCGCCGCCACCACTGCCCAGCGCATGGACAGGGCGGAATCCAATGCGCGGGCGTAGAACCGGCTCACCGCGTCGAAGATGCGGTTGACGCGAATCGTCAGCCAGGCCTCCTTGCCGTGGGGATGCACGAAGCGCGAACTCATCACCGGCGACAGGGTCAGGGCGACGAAACCGGACACCACCACCGCGGCCGCCAGGGTGATGGCGAATTCCAGGAACAACGCTCCAGTTAGACCGCCCTGGAAGGCGATGGGGGTATACACGGTGGCCAGGGTAATGGTCATGGCGATCACCGGCCCGCGCAATTCCCGCGCGCCGGCCAGCGCCGCCGCCACCCGCGATTTGCCCGCGCGCACGTGTCGCTCGACGTTTTCCACCACCACGATGGCGTCGTCCACCACCAGCCCCACCGACAGCACTATGGCCAGCAGGCTCAGCAGGTTGAGGCTGAAGCCGGCGCAGTACATCACCAACCCGGCGCCCACCAGGGACACCGGCATGGCGATCAGCGGCACCAGCGCGGTGCGGATCGAACCCATAAACAGGTAGACCACCAGGCCGACGATCAGGATGGTCTCCACCAGGGTTTTGTTGATCTCCTCCAGGGCATCGCGCATAAACATGGTGCCGTCCCACACCAGGCGCATCTCCACGTCCTGGGGTAGGGTGGGGCGGATGCGCTCCATCTCGTCCTTCAGCCGCTGCGCCACTTCCAGTTCATTGGAGCCCACCAGCGGCCAGACTCCCAGATAGACGTTTTCCTGGGTGTTGTACTTGGCCACCATTTCCGCTTCTTCCGCGCCCAGCTCCACCCGGGCCACGTCCCGCAGGCGCACGGTGGCGCCCTGGCGCTCGGCGACGATCAGGTTGGCGAATTCCTCCACCGAGCGCAGGTCGGTGTTGGCCAGCAGGTTCACCTGTACCAGCTCGCCCTTGGTGCGGCCCACGGCGGCGAGATAGTTGTTGCGCCGCAGGGCGGCGTGCACGTCGCCGGGGGAGAGGTTCAGCGCCGCCAGGCGGTCCGGGTCTATCCACACCCGCATGGCGACTTGCTGCGCGCCCTCGAAGGTGACCCGCTGCACGCCTTCCAGGGTCGACAGCTGCGGCTGCAGTGTGCGCGACAGCCAGTCGGTCAGCGCCGGCACGGAGCGTTCGGAAGAGGTGAAACCTAAATAGAAAGTGGCGTAGGGCCGGTCGGCCCGCTGCACCTCTACCACCGGCGGCTCCGCCTCCGCCGGCAGTTCTGAGCGCACCTGCTGCAGGCGCGCGGTGACCTCGGCCAGCGCCGCGGTACTGTCGTGGTTGAGCTGCAGGTGCACGGTGACCGTGCTCACCCCGGCGCGGCTGGTGGAATCGATATGGTCCACCCCGCTGATGGCGGCGACGGCGCGCTCGATGGGGGTGGTGAGGAAGCCGCGCACTGTTTCTGCGCCGGCGCCGGTGTAGACGGTGGTCACTATCACCGAGGAACTCTGCAGGGTCGGGTACTGCTGCACCGGCAGCGACGACAGGGCCCGCCAGCCGACTACCAGCAGCAGGAGATTGGCTACCAGCGCCAGCACCGGGTGGCGGATGAAAACATCGGTAAACGCACGCATGGGAAGTTTTCCTTGATCCTTGTGTCTCTTGTCATTGCCGCCGTCAGTTGCTGGCCAACTGGGCGTCCGCGATTGCCACCAGCGCGCCGTCGTACAGCTTGAAGGAACCCGCCGCCGCGACGGCTTCGCCTGCCTCCAGGCCGCCCTCGACCACCACGCTGTCACCCAGCACGGTGCCCGCTTGAACCCGGCGCAGGTGGGCGCGGCTGTTGCCTTCGGCGTCCCGCTCGATCACGAACACCTGGTCGCCCTCCGGCCCGCGGCGCAGGGCGCTCACCGGGACCGTGACTGCCAGGCGGGCGGGCCCTACGGGTACCCGCACCTGCACTGAAGCGCCTGGTGCGGGCATCCGCTCGGCGCCGTCGATGCGTGCGCGCACCGCGGCGTTGCGCGTTTCGGGATCGATGCGCGCGTCCAGGGCGACGACCCTGGCCTCGGTCGGCTGCGCGGAAATACCGGAGAGGATTTCCAGCGTGTCTCCCTCGCGCAGTTGTTCCGCCACCTGCTGGGCCACGGTGAAGTCCACGTGCACGCCGTCGCCCACACCCTGCAGCGTGGTCAGCAGTGTGCCCTCGCTCAGGTACTGGCCCGGGTGCACGTCGGCGAGACCGACCCGGGCGCGAAAGGGAGCGCGAATGGTCTTGCGTTCGATAACCGCCTCGGCGCGGCGGATTTCGGCCCGGGCCACGTCCAGCTCGGCCTTGGCGCGATCCACTTCGTCCTGGGAGGTGGCCCCGGTTTTGCGCAGTCGCGTCAGGCGTCGGTACACGGTTTCGGCCAATTGGGCCTCGGCCCGGTGCGCCGCCAGTTCGGCCTCTTCAACAGACACGTCGAGCGTCACCAGGGGAGTGCCGGCCTCGACGATGGCACCCGGGGTCAGGTTCACCCGGCGCACCGCGCCTGCCAGCTCGTTGCGCAAGCTGATGGAGCGCAGCGCCAGCACGGTGCCGACGGCGGTGGTGGTGGGCCGCTGTTCGCGCTGTTCAGCGGTTACCGCGGTTACGGTTTCCATCGGTTCGGGCTGGGTTGCGGAAGCCGCCTCGGCCTGTTGCAGGGCGCCGTACTTCCAGGCGCCGAGCATGGTCCCAAGGCCGACAACTGCACTCAACAGGGCCAGCGGCGCGATGCGGTTGCGATAATTCATAGGAAACTCCTTCATCCTTGGGGCAGGCTGCCCTTGACTCGGGGGCCCGCTCTCGGAACAATGTGATGATACTGATCGGTAACATTCAAAATGTTACTGACCGGTAACTCACAGGTCAATAGGGTAAATGCAATGTGCGCTGCCAAAACTGAATCCGCCGCTTCCGAAAGCCGCCGTCCGGCGCGGGATCGCATCTTCGAGGCGGCCAAGGATCTTTTTTACCGCTACGGCATCCGCGCGGTGGGCGTGGAGAGCATCGCCGCCGAAGCCGATGCCACCAAGATGACGCTATATCGCAATTTCAACTCCAAGGATGAGCTGGTTGCGGAGTGCTTGCGCGATCACGACCGCGAGTTCTGGGAGTGGTGGGACAGTGTGCTGGCTCCCCATGCCGATGAACCAAAGGCGCAGCTTATGGCGTTAATGGAGGCGTTCAGCCGCGATTGCGAGGAGTGCTTGCGCGGCTGTCCGATGAACAATGCGGTGGTCGAGCTACACGAGGAGGGCCACCCCGGGCGCGCGGTGATCGTGGAGAACAAAATCCAGATTCGCGAACGCCTACTCGCCCTGTGTCGGGAAATAGGCGCGCGCGATCCCGAAATCCTGGCGGACGCCTTCTACCTGCTTATCGAAGGCGCTTATATTTCCCAGCTCACCCTGAAGGGCGAAGACGGGCCCGCCAAGACCCTGCCCCGTATCGGGGAGACGCTTATCGCGGCCGAGACTGGGAAGTAATTACAAAAAAAGCCGGCACAGGGCCGGCGACGAAGCTCGTCATTGGAGGAGAGAGCAAAAGTACAAAGGCTTGTTTGTAGGATGGGCAAAGCGTAGCGTGCCCATCTACCGGCGTTTGATGGGCACGTCGCTGCGCTCCTTTGCCCATCCTACTTAATTCAGTTCTTTTTGCGGTGCAGCACCCGCGCACCCGCCAGCGGCAATACCAGTTTCCCGTCCCGGCGCTCGCCGGCAAACAGCGCCGGAGTGATATCTTCCGCATCGGCAAATTCCACCGGCAGGTCAAAAGTCTCTTCGTCTTTGCCCAGGTTCAGCGCCACCAGGAATTCCCCGTTTCCGGCGCGGCGGCAGAACACCAGCAGATCGTTTTGCGTATCCACTACTTCCTGTTGCGCGGTGGCCAGTTCCGGCGGCAGCTGCCTGTGCCAATCGATCAGCGCGCGGAACTGGTTCAGGGTGGAGTGGGCATCGTCCTGCTGCAGGCTCACCGCCTTGCGGTGGTGTTCTTCCGGTACCGGCAACCAGGGTTTCACTTTGGAGAAGCCGGCGTTGATCTCGCCGCTGTTGAACCAGGGCATGGGGGTGCGGCAGCCGTCGCGGCCCTTGAATTCCGGCCATAAATTGATGCCATAGGGGTCCACCAGGTCCTCGAAGGCGATTTCCGCTTCCGGCAGGCCCAGTTCCTCGCCCTGGTACAGGCACACGCTGCCGCGCAGGGTCAGCTGCATCAGCAGGAACAGCGGCGCGCGCGCCAGGGCCTGCTCCGCATTGAAGCCCTTGTTCCAGCGGGTGATGGAGCGGGGCACGTCGTGGTTGCTGATGGACCAGCAGGGCCAGCCTTTTTCGATCACGTCGCGGTTTTTCTCCAGCGTATTGCGCAGGAATTCGGCACTGCTCTCTTCGGTCAGCAGGTCGAAGGAATAGGCCATGTTCAGGCGATCACCGGTGGTGTATTCGGCCATGATCTTGTGGGTGTTGTCGTCGCCCACTTCGCCCATGGTGACAGTGCCGGGAAACTGATCCATCAACTGGCGGACGCGGTGCAGGAAGTCGAGGTTTTCCGGCTGCGACTTGTCATATACGTGCCACTGGTACTGATAATGATTGACCGGCGGCAGGCCTTTTTCGTCCAACTGGAGCGGGCGCGCCGGATTGTCGCGCAGCGACTGGTGGTGGAAAAGATGGTTCACCGCATCGAGCCGGAAGCCGTCCACGCCGTGTTCGAGCCAGAATTTCAGGTCTGACAGCAGTTGCTCCTGTACCTGCGGGTTGTGCAGATTCAGGTCCGGTTGTTCTTTCAGGAAATTGGCCAGGTAGTACTGGCGGCGGCGGGTACACCAGTGCCAGGAGCAGCCGCCGAAATTGGAGACCCAATTATTCGGCGGGGTGCCGTCGGCCTTGGCATCGGCCCATACGTACCAGTCGGCCTTGGGGTTGTCACGGCTGGCGCGGCTCTCCTCGAACCAGGGGTGCCGGTCGGAGGTGTGGCTGAGAATCTGGTCGATGATCACCTTGAGGCCGCGGCTGTGGGCGGCCACGATCAGTTGGTCGAAATCCGCCAGGGAGCCGAACAGAGGGTCCACGTCGCGATAGTCGGAAACGTCGTAACCGAAGTCCACCATCGGCGATTTGAAGAACGGCGATATCCAGATAGCGTCCACACCCAGGGACTGCACATAGTCCAGCTTGCGGCTAATGCCCGGCAGATCGCCGATGCCGTCGCCGTTGGCGTCGCAGAAGCTGCGGGGGTAGATCTGGTAAATGACGCTGTTGCGCCACCACTCTGTGTCGTTGCCACTCATGGATTACTGCCTTTCTTATTTCGTGACCATCGGGACCCGGGACTCGGGGCCCCGGAGCGGCCAGGGGCCGCACCTTCCAAGGATAGGCTGAGTATGGCGCCGGTAGCCGGGAGCTGCCTCCTCCCCGCGCAGGGGGGAGGGGGCGCAGTGGCGGGCTTGGATCACCACTCCCAGTAGGAGCGGCGGGGCGGCCATCCGCCCATGGCCGCGATCGGATTCCAGAGAGCCGGGAAAGATCGATCGCGGCCATGGGCCGCTCCTGCACGGGGAAATAGA carries:
- a CDS encoding efflux RND transporter permease subunit; the encoded protein is MRAFTDVFIRHPVLALVANLLLLVVGWRALSSLPVQQYPTLQSSSVIVTTVYTGAGAETVRGFLTTPIERAVAAISGVDHIDSTSRAGVSTVTVHLQLNHDSTAALAEVTARLQQVRSELPAEAEPPVVEVQRADRPYATFYLGFTSSERSVPALTDWLSRTLQPQLSTLEGVQRVTFEGAQQVAMRVWIDPDRLAALNLSPGDVHAALRRNNYLAAVGRTKGELVQVNLLANTDLRSVEEFANLIVAERQGATVRLRDVARVELGAEEAEMVAKYNTQENVYLGVWPLVGSNELEVAQRLKDEMERIRPTLPQDVEMRLVWDGTMFMRDALEEINKTLVETILIVGLVVYLFMGSIRTALVPLIAMPVSLVGAGLVMYCAGFSLNLLSLLAIVLSVGLVVDDAIVVVENVERHVRAGKSRVAAALAGARELRGPVIAMTITLATVYTPIAFQGGLTGALFLEFAITLAAAVVVSGFVALTLSPVMSSRFVHPHGKEAWLTIRVNRIFDAVSRFYARALDSALSMRWAVVAAALIVTAGAWPLHHFSKKELAPVEDQSHISLFFEAAPDSTLAATNRHSQEVAKAITALPETDFNWSLTSAWGGFGGLVAKDWTERERSTAEMFGDVYAAVSQIPGLRVFPSLDAPLPTPGMYDVEMVLLSDAPLEEMQALAQQVINAGWASGKFLYVDSDLKIDLPEARVVLDRERVADLGLDLAGVAQELGTLLGGGYVNRFNYYDRSYKVIPQVGDEDRATLSPLLDLKIRGPGGELVPVSTFTRIETTTAPRALHRFQQRNAVRIFGGVSAGVTKEEGLRVLEEAAMSAGGAHTVIDHAGESRQIRQESGTLAATLGFAVLLIYLVLSAQFQSFRDPLIVLLGSVPLAISGALLFTFMDFTTLNIYSQVGLITLVGLIAKNGILIVEFANTLQSRGLAKMAALREASLTRLRPVLMTSAATVFGHLPLVLVSGPGAEARNSIGTVLVTGMVLGTLFTLFVVPVFYSLIATERKPETDPEEATAAHEPTKLALA
- a CDS encoding alpha-amylase family glycosyl hydrolase, with the protein product MSGNDTEWWRNSVIYQIYPRSFCDANGDGIGDLPGISRKLDYVQSLGVDAIWISPFFKSPMVDFGYDVSDYRDVDPLFGSLADFDQLIVAAHSRGLKVIIDQILSHTSDRHPWFEESRASRDNPKADWYVWADAKADGTPPNNWVSNFGGCSWHWCTRRRQYYLANFLKEQPDLNLHNPQVQEQLLSDLKFWLEHGVDGFRLDAVNHLFHHQSLRDNPARPLQLDEKGLPPVNHYQYQWHVYDKSQPENLDFLHRVRQLMDQFPGTVTMGEVGDDNTHKIMAEYTTGDRLNMAYSFDLLTEESSAEFLRNTLEKNRDVIEKGWPCWSISNHDVPRSITRWNKGFNAEQALARAPLFLLMQLTLRGSVCLYQGEELGLPEAEIAFEDLVDPYGINLWPEFKGRDGCRTPMPWFNSGEINAGFSKVKPWLPVPEEHHRKAVSLQQDDAHSTLNQFRALIDWHRQLPPELATAQQEVVDTQNDLLVFCRRAGNGEFLVALNLGKDEETFDLPVEFADAEDITPALFAGERRDGKLVLPLAGARVLHRKKN
- a CDS encoding efflux RND transporter periplasmic adaptor subunit, whose product is MNYRNRIAPLALLSAVVGLGTMLGAWKYGALQQAEAASATQPEPMETVTAVTAEQREQRPTTTAVGTVLALRSISLRNELAGAVRRVNLTPGAIVEAGTPLVTLDVSVEEAELAAHRAEAQLAETVYRRLTRLRKTGATSQDEVDRAKAELDVARAEIRRAEAVIERKTIRAPFRARVGLADVHPGQYLSEGTLLTTLQGVGDGVHVDFTVAQQVAEQLREGDTLEILSGISAQPTEARVVALDARIDPETRNAAVRARIDGAERMPAPGASVQVRVPVGPARLAVTVPVSALRRGPEGDQVFVIERDAEGNSRAHLRRVQAGTVLGDSVVVEGGLEAGEAVAAAGSFKLYDGALVAIADAQLASN
- a CDS encoding TetR/AcrR family transcriptional regulator; this encodes MCAAKTESAASESRRPARDRIFEAAKDLFYRYGIRAVGVESIAAEADATKMTLYRNFNSKDELVAECLRDHDREFWEWWDSVLAPHADEPKAQLMALMEAFSRDCEECLRGCPMNNAVVELHEEGHPGRAVIVENKIQIRERLLALCREIGARDPEILADAFYLLIEGAYISQLTLKGEDGPAKTLPRIGETLIAAETGK